The genomic stretch ATCAAGAAGCTGCCCTCGAATATACTGATGAAGAACCCTATTTATATCAACAAAGATATAAAGTCCTTCTTTTCTGTATTTCTCGGGTAATAACCATTTTATCCACATGACTAACCTTTTCCAATCCCTCAGGATATAAAAAGATATAATAGGAATAAGAAGATAATACAAAATGTTAGAGGAAATACTCTTTACAATGTTTAAAAATATTGATAATGTTTGTTTGGAAATTCCTTCGATATTGATTGAATTAGCGTTTAGTATTTCTTTAATATCAATGTTTAGTTTATTCAAAAGTTTAGAATCAATCTCAAAAAACCATTTTTGAATTAGTATTATATAATCAGGAATGTTTTGGATAAGCTGCTTAGTTTCGCTAACAAATAAAGGAATAAAATATACAAATACCATAATGGTGATACCAAAGATTATTGCAAACGAAATCAGGATTGAGATATCTCTTGACCGAATCTTTGTTTCTAAAAAATCTACGCAAGGTTTTAAGAGATATGACAAAAATAGTGCAATCAAAAATGGAATCAGAATCGGCCAAAATGCCTTCATATTCGCAAAAAAATAAATAACGATTGCAATTAGAGCTATGAACAATATATCTGTAAAATATCTTTTGACCAATTTTATTATATGCACTTTTTAACACCTCAAATAGAATTATTCTTATCCCTTAAAATATTAAAAAAGTAGGGAAGAAAACCTTCCCTATCGCAAAAGCTTATTTAGCATAGCCATCAGCTTTTTAGTAATCATTCTTTTTAAAAGTTTATTTTTCATTCTCCTTGGAGATGCCTGGGACAGCATGGCAGATATAATCCCGCCTACTATGCTTCCTATCAATACATGTTTTGCAGAAATTCTTTTCAAGATTTCACACCTCAGCTTAATATTTTATTTTCTCTTAATATTATTTCCTCAGGGCTCAATATTATTTTTTTATTTTTTATATAACTCCAAATACTCTCTGAAACCTGATATTCTACAATTTTAAAGTTCTCTGCATTAAATATAATGTCAATTACAATCCCTATCAAAAACCCATTTTCGTCTATTACTTCTTTCAAAAAAATTTCTTGTGCTCTTAAAAATGGAAAGCTGTCAATGGAAGTATGAATGCTGCGGACAATCATAAGTTGATTGTTTATAGACTCAATGTCCTCTGTCGGCACATATGCGCACGATGGTATTTTAAATGAGTTTTTGACTCGTACTTTAAACCCAATCACCTTGTCATCTCTGAGTAACATGTCTTCTACTTTTCCTGTTATCTTGTTATCCAAATTAAGGACGGGTTTGTTTTTCAAGATAGAAAATGAAATCCTCATAGGCTCTTAAAAGATCAAATTTTATTGTTCTAACTTTATATTCTTCACAAAATCAGCGAGTGTTATCACAAAGTCTTCATTATGCTCAGTATCTATGTTTTCTTCTTCGTGCAAATCTTTTAAAGACAACGCAATCCTTCGCTTTTCTTCATCAATCTCTATAACCTTTGCTCTCAAGCTATCTCCAACTTTATACAGGTTATGTGGTCTTTGGTTGTATCCAAGTGGAATATTTGAAATGTGAACAAAACCATCAACATCATGTTCTGTAATCCACACAACAAGTCCAAAAGGTAACACCTTTGTCACTTCACAGTCAACAAGCATTCCCAAATACAAGTTTTTAATCTTTTTTATCCACTCATCATCTTGAGTCTTTTTTATGCTAAGATAAATCTGTTTTTTATTCTTGTCTATATCAAGAATCTTCACCTTGACTTTTTCGCCAAGTTCAAATAATTTTTTAAATTCTGCACCTTTTTTCAAATATCCAACTTCACTTACAGGTACAAAACCTCGTAGTTTCTCAAAATTTACCACAATGCCTTTTTCTCTTATCTCAACTACAGTGCCCTCGTATTCTCTGGAAAAATCTAAAGAATTAATCTGTTTAATAAATCTCTCCTCTTCTCTTTGTTTTAACAAAGATTTTCGACTTCCAAAAGCGATCTTTTTTTCTTTGCTGACATCTGTGATTTCTATTTCAAATATCTTTCCTATATCAGAAATTTGAACATCTTCACCCCACTGAGAAATTGGCACATAAACATTTGTACCTCTAAAATCACAAACAATGCTTTTTTCTTTAATTGACTTAACAACTACTCTTACAGTTTCTTTATTTTCATATTTTGAAAGCAGCTCTTCAAACCCGTGGAGTACATCTGCCCGATACTTTGATAAAACCACATTTCCTTCTTCATCTGACTCTTTTATCACTACTGCTTCGATTACCTCACCTATCTTAAATAGATCCTTCAAATTTACATTTCCATTCTTGATAACCTCGTCTTTGTAAATTATACCCTCTGCCTTGTAACCAATATCAACAAGTAGATAATCTTCCTCAACTTTTATTATCCTGCCTTTTACAACTTCACCTCTTTGCACTGTCAAAAAGCTTCTATCAATAAGTCTCTCAAAATCTTTCAGATTCATCTCATTAAACTTTTCTTCCAGATGTTTTACCACCTCTTCAATCTGTTCAGGAGAAGTGGAAGCACCTGCTGTCACCCCAATGCTTTTTATATAGCTATCTAATTTTATTGAATCTAAATCTTCAACTTTTTCAATAAAAAATGTGGGTTTTATCTCCTTCAGAAGCTGATACAATTTGTTGGTATTAGAACTTTTCTTATCACCGACCACCAACATTATGTCCACATGCTTTGCAAGCTCTTGTGCTTCCTTTTGCCTGTTTATTGTTGCTTTGCATATGGTATCGAACACTTTATAATTTGTATGAGACTCTAAAAATTCTCTTATTTCACTCCATTTTTTGCCGTCAAACGTGGTCTGACAGACAACTGCAGCTTTGCCTTCAATTTGATTAATCGCTTCTTTTACTTTTTCAATACCATCTACCACAAAACATTTTCTATTATTTCCAACATGCCCAACAATTCCTTTTACTTCAGGATGGCTCATATCACCAACAACAATTATGTCATACCCGTTTTCTGAGTGTTCCTTCACTATTTCGTGAATCTTTTTGACATATGGGCATGTAAAATCATAAACTTTCTCTGCTCTTTTCTCAATCTCGGCATACTCCTCCATTGAAACACCGTGAGAACGAATAAAAATTATATCTTCTTTCCCAATTTGCTCAATATCCTCTACAACTTTTACACCTAAATCTTTCAATTTATCTATAACATAGCTATTATGTATTAACATACCATACACCTTTATAGATTTTCCCTTATTTGCTTTTGCCCACGCCAAAACGCCTTCTACTGCCCTTTGAACACCAAAACAAAATCCAGCACTTTGCGCAACCTTAATAATCATTTTTTTTACTTCCCCTCTTCTGTTATTTCAGGATAAGTTCTTTAATTTCATTCATAATTTTATCCACAATCTCTTGATTATCCATAGTACTATTTCTAAATTCCATCGGCTTTCCGATTCTCACTCTTACCCTACAAAAAGGAACTATCTTACCAGAAATGCCAACTGGTAAAACTTTTGCGCCTGTTGCTTTAATTACAGTTGCAACTCCTTTTTCACCTTTTAAAATAATTTCTTTTGTCCTATTTCTCTTTCCCTCCGGGAAAATACCCAAAATATTGCCAGACCTTATAACCTCTATAGCTTTTTTTATTGCTCCAATATCGCTTTTGCCACGCTTGACAGGGAAAGCTCCAAAAGCTTTGATGATTGGTGCAAGCCACCATATTTTAAAAAGTTCACTTTTGGCCATAAAATATACTCGCCTGTCGAATATAAGTATAATCAAAACTGGATCAAGATAACTTCTGTGATTTGCGCAGATAATAAAAGGACCTTCTGGTATATTTTCTTTCCCTTCAACTCTTATGAAAAAGATACACTTTAAAATGATAAAAGCAACCTTCCGAATAAGGTTGAGAAAAAAATTATACTTCATTTTTGACCACCTTGTAAAAAAGCTCTAAAACCTTTTGCAAGACCTCTTCAATTGAAAGAGAAGTCGAATCTATGACAATGGCATCCTCAGCTACTCTCAAAGGGGCAAACTCTCTTGTCATATCATTCTGGTCTCTTTTCTTTATTTCATCTAAAAGTTGATAGTAATCTACATCATAGCCTTTTTGTTTCAGTTCCAAAAACCTTCTCTTTGCTCTTTCCTCTGCCGTGGCTGTTAAAAAGATTTTTAGCTCAGCATTTGGTAGAACATGAGTTCCTATATCTCTTCCGTCCATTATAACCCCTTTTTGTCTTGCTAATTCTTGTTGCATCTTTACAAGTCTTTCTCGTACTTCTCTTATTTTTGACACGTCAGATGCATACATTGAAACCTCGGGCTGGCGAATTTTTTCTGTGACATCTTCACCATCTAAAAAGACAAGCTGCCTGCCATCCACAAGTTTTATTTGTATATCAGTTGAGTTTAAAATCTCAACAATTTTTTTTCTGTCATGCGGTGAGATATTGTTCTTTAATACTTTGAGCCCCACAGCTCTGTACATTGCCCCTGTATCAATATGAATATATCCAAGCTGGCTTGCTAAAAGCTTTGAAATTGTACTTTTTCCTGCTCCTGCAGGACCATCAATTGCAATGTTAATCTTCTTCATAAATCTTCACCTTTCTCGCAAGTTAAGTCTTCCCTGAGTTTTGTTGCTTCTTTCAAATAAACATGTTTAGGAGTAAAGCTATTATCTCTTTGGACAAGCATAAGAAGCCTAATACATCTACTTAGCGCTCCTTCAATGTCAAGCTCTTGAGCACATATAAGAGGAATATCCACAAATCCCATGAGTCTTGCTGCATATGCTGGAAAAGCCGATTTTAGGTCTTTGGTCATTGTAAACAAAATAAAAACAATCTCTTCTTTTTTAAGATTGTTTCTAAGTATAATTTCATTCAAAAGTTCTTGAGTACATTTGACAATCTCCTCTTTGCAATCATTCTCAACAGTTGTAGCACCTCTTATTGCAAAAACCAAGATTATTCCCCCTACTAATTCTTTCATCTTTTGCACAAAAACTTTCATATAACTCTATGACCTAGTCCTATTGCCACCTCATTTAAATGTAAAAGTCCTATCCCAAAAAATATGGCAACTGCAACATGCTCTTCAAACCTTGCAATGCCAATCTTTCCACCCACATTAAGGCCAATTGCTTTTTGCATAATTTGAGATATTGCTTCTCTTGTTGCTCCTGCAACAGCTCCTTCCTCTTGATGTACCTCGTTTATAACGCCTTCTCTCTTGGCAGCAACAACTGCTCTTTCAACAATTTTCATAACAGAGGTTATAAATTCTCCACCAAAATCTACTGCTGCACATCTTATTCCTATTTTAGAAAAATCTTCTTGAATCTTCTTTTCTTCTTGTCTATTCTGGCTCAAGGCCATCAAAATAGCTGCTCTTGAAACATCCTTGCTACCAAACTCTTTTTTTTCCACCACTTTATATACCCCACTTTTTATTTAAATTATTGGACGAACGTGTTCTGATGTTAAATGAGACATATCATTAAGAAGACTTAACATTGTCCTTTCTCCTTTTATATCAACAATACTCAAACTTGCATTCCCAATCCAGCACTTTTTGTAAAAATCAAGAGGAAGGTTCAAAAGATGTATGATTGAAAGTTTTACTATCCCACCGTGAGTAACAACTACAATATTTCTGTAATCCCTTTGCAAAACATCATCATAAAAACTTTTAACTCTTTTCATAACAACATCCAGATTACCTTCACCTGGGAAAATGGCTTTATCGGGATTGTCTTTCCACATCAAGTATGTCTGAGAGTATTTCTTTTCAAGTTCATCAAAGCTTAACCCTTCCCACTCGCCAAAATTTATCTCATTGAGTTTTTCAGAAGTTTCAAATAAAGTTTGGGGATGATAAGATTTTATATAACTTGCCGTAGTATAAGCCCTTTTTAATGTACTTGAAAATATTATATCAATCTTCTTATTTTTAAGCCTCTCAGCAATCTTTTTTGCCTGTTCAATACCAGTTGAATTGAGCTCTGTGTCAATTGAACCTTGAACAAGGTTGAGCTTATTCCAGTCAGTCTCACCATGTCTTACCAAATAAATTCTTTTCAAGCTGCATCACCTGTTTTCCTTTTCATATACCTGAAACTCGTCCCATATTTCTTCAAGTTTTTCAAGTGTCTTTGCAACCTCTTCTTTTTTCCTAAGACCTGTTGCGACAATTAATGCGTTTATTACACTCAGCGGTGCTACCAGCGAATCAGCAAACGACACCATATCACTTCTGCAAATAAGAACATAGTCACTGTACTTGCATAGAGGTGATATTTTGCTATCTGTAAGTGAAACTATCTTAGCACCCTGTTTTTTTGCATACTGCAAAACCTTTAAAGTGCGCTTTGAATACCTCGGAAAACTAATACCAATTATTAAATCATCACTTGTAATTCTAAATACCTGTTCGAAAATATCACTGATGCCACTTGTTGTGATAACCTTGACATTGTCCAAAATCATATTTAAATAAAAACCTAAAAAATCAGCCAATGCTGCTGAACTTCTAATTCCAATAATGTATATCTTTTTTGCATTTACTATCTCATCCACAACATGGTTGAAAACATTTTCGTCTATCTGTTCTAATGTCTGCTTTATCTTGTCCATGTCAGAAAGGAGAACACTTTTTAAAACCTCTTTTTCATTTATTCTACTTGCAGAAAGTTCTACCCTTTGCACTGACGTAAGCTTGCTTTTCATAAGCTCTTGTAAAGCTCGCTGGAACTCAGGGTAACCTTCAAAACCAAGCCTCTCAGCAAATCTTACAACAGTGGATTCACTTACACCAACTGAATTGCCAAGCGCAAGTGCTGTCATATATGCTGCTTTTTCTCCATGTTCTAAAATAAACTGAGCAATTTTTTTCTGCCCTTTACTAAACTCTGGCATAAGCTCAATTATCCTTGCTTCTAAATCATAAGTCATTTTGCATTTCTCCTTATGTTTGGTATATACTTATAACAATCTTATTGTGGTTTCTTGAAAGCCCCACAATAATATTTTTGTCTTTCAAACTTTTATTAAGAAAATCTATTATTTTATAGATTGGAACGTTTTCTTCAAATTCCATTGAAGAGATAAGTTCAAGCTTTTCGTTTTCCATTTTTAAATCCCACATCCTATTCGTTTTTTGTTATTCTTCTTAATTAATTATATCACAATGCTTATATTCTTATAAGAGCATTTTATAAAGAAAAAAAGGAAGAACACTATTTTATGTCCTTCCTTATTTTACACAGGATACACTTTGTTACCCTGAACAAGATCAGCGTCAACCTTGTATTTTTTTGCGAACCTTAATTTGAAAAAATTTTCTGCAAGTTGAGGGAATAAACAGTAAGTTACCACATCAGTATCATTTTCAATATACTCCTTAATTTTTTCTTTTGCATTCTCAAGCTCTGGAGAAATTAAATCTGCAGGTCTGCAGGTTATCTCTTTTTCGTCTTTCAAGATTTTTCTTTTTACCTCTTCATTCACAGGAGCTGGAGGTTTCCCATACTCACCTTTAAAATATGCTTTTGTTTCTTTTGTGACAAGTTTGTATCTCTCACCTGCTATAACATTCAAAACAGCTTGTGTTCCCACAATTTGACTCGTAGGAGTTACAAGTGGCGGATATCCAAAATCTTTTCGAACCTCAGGTACCTCTTTTAAAACCTCATCTAACTTGTCTTCCTGCCCTTGTTCTTTTAGCTGAGAAATAAGATTTGATAGCATTCCACCAGGTATTTGATAATGAAGAGCGTTTATATCAACACTTAATACTTTCGGGTCAAGAAGCCCTTTTCTTATATATTCTTCTCTGAGTACTTTAAAATATTCGCTTGCCTCGTTGATCTTTTCTAAATCAAGTTTTGGAGCATATTCTGTATTTTCAAGTGCATATACAATTGTTTCGGTTGGAGGCTGGGATGTGCCCAGTGCAAGCGGAGATAAAGCCGTGTCAATACCATCCACACCTGCTTCGACAGCTTTCAAATATGTCATTGATCCAAATCCTGTGGTGTAGTGTGTATGAAGATGAATAGGAAGTTTTACCTGCTCTTTTAACGCTTTTACAAGTTTATAAGCATCAAATGGAGAGAGAAGCCCAGCCATGTCTTTTATACAAATTGAGTCTGCCCCAAGCTCTTCTATTTGTTTTGCCAAATTTACATAGTTTTCAATAGTATGATAAGGTGAGACAGTGTATGATATGGCAACCTGGGCATGTCCTTTTTCTTTTTTTGTTATTTTTAGAGCCATTTCAATATTCCGGATGTCATTAAGTGCATCAAATATTCTTATAATATCAATGCCATAGTATATGGCCTTTTTTACAAACTCTTCAACAACATCATCAGAATAATGTCTATACCCAACAAGATTTTGTCCTCGAAGAAGCATCTGGAGCTTTGTCTTTTTAAAAGCAGTTCTCAGTCTTTTTAATCTTTCCCATGGGTCTTCATTGAAAAACCTCAGACACGCATCAAATGTAGCACCGCCCCAGCACTCAACCGAATAATAACCAACTTGGTCAAGCACAGGAGCAATCTCAAGCATCTGTTCAGTTGTCATGCGGGTTGCAATGAGTGACTGATGAGCATCTCTGAGTATTGTTTCTGTTATTTTTACCCCCATTATTTTTAAACCTCCAGAAAATTTTTCTTACTCTATTTCAAATAGCAAATCTCCTTTTGCTACCTTCTGCCCTTCCTTTACATGTATTCTTTTAATTTTTCCTTTGACAGGTGCAGTTATTTCATTTTCCATTTTCATGGCTTCAAGAATTAAAACAGGTTCATTTGCATCCACAACATCGCCTTCACTTTTCAGCAACCTTACAATAGTACCCGGAAGCTGGGCAACAACCGAATTTTTATCAGAAGAAAGTACAGGGCTTTGTTTTGTTTTATCCTCATGTTTTTCCTGTTTTGGCTCAAAATGGCCAATCTTAGGCCTTGACACAACAGTAGTAGCATTTTCAACTCCTATTTCTTCCACTTCTACAACAAATTCTTGACTATTGATCTTCACCTTGAACTTTCTCATCACAAGCTTTACCTCCATCTATAAAACATCTGTGACTGATTGAGTATCATCTCTCTCGCACCTTTGACCCACTTGTTTTGCTGTTTTGTAATATTGGTAATTTTATAATTCTCTTTACCCATCACAATGTGCAAGCAAGCACAAATACAAGCAAGTTCTTCTTTTGTAATGGTTGAAATAGTACTGACCTGAGCATACATTTTTAAAACACTCTCCTTTTTTTACAAAAATACATTTTATAATGGAATATTGCCATGTTTTTTGGGAGGCCTTTGCTCTCTTTTTGTAATGGAAATTTTGAGCGCCTCAATGATTTTGTTACGGGTAAGCTGTGGCTCAATCACATCGTCAACATACCCACGGGCAGCTGCAATGTATGGATTTGCAAATTTTTGAGTATACTCTTCTATCCTTCTTTTTCTTTCCTCTTCGGGATTTTGAGCGCTTTGTATCTCTTTTCTAAATATAATATTTGCTGCGCCATCTGGTCCCATAACAGCTATCTCGGCAGTTGGCCATGCAAACACAAAGTCTGCACCAATGTGTTTGCTGCTCATTGCAATGTAAGCCCCACCATATGCTTTTCTCAAAATTACATTTATCTTTGGAACTGTTGCCTCTGAGTATGCATACAAAACCTTAGCCCCATGACGTATTATTCCATTGTGCTCTTGGTTAACACCTGGCAAAAATCCAGGCACGTCTGTAAATGTTATTATGGGAATATTAAAAGCATCACAAAATCTTACAAATCGTGCTATCTTGTCAGACGAATCATAATCAAGCACTCCAGCGTTCACTTTGGGCTGATTTGCTACAATTCCTACGCTAAAGCCCCCTATTCTACCAAATCCTACAACAGCATTTTGAGCAAAATAAGGTTGTACTTCTAAAAATTCTTGGTTGTCTACTACTTTATAAATTATTTCTTTTACATCATAAGCTTTGTTTGGCTCTTGCGGAATTATATTTTCGAGCTCGGGAACAAATCTTTTTTCTGAATCAGATGACATTATAAAAGGTGGGTCTTCCATGTTATTTGAAGGTATAAACGACAATAAATACTTTATCATATCAAGTAGGTGATACTCATCCTCTGCAATAAAATGAGCAACTCCACTCTTTGAGCTGTGAGTGTAAGCGCCACCAAGCTCTTCAAAGGATATCTCCTCTCCAGTCACAGCTTTTATAACCTGAGGTCCTGTAACAAACATTTGGCTGGTTTTGTCCACCATAAAAATAAAATCCATAATAGCAGGAGAGTATACAGCTCCACCTGCACAAGGTCCCATTATAGCTGCAATTTGTGGAATTACACCTGATGCCATGGTATTTCTATAGAAGATTTCACCATACCCTGCTAATGCATCAACACCTTCTTGAATTCTTGCACCACCAGAATCATTTATACCTATCACTGGACAACCATATTTTAATGCTAAGTCCAAAACTTTACAAATCTTTTTTGCATGCATCTCGCCAAGAGAACCGCCTATTGAAGTAAAATCTTGAGCATAAACAAAAACTTTTCTGCCGTTGATTGTTCCATAACCCGTTACAACACCATCACAGGGGACAAATGTATCTTTCATATCAAATTCTTGACATCTGTGTTCAACAAACATATCTATTTCATTGAAGCTTCCAGGGTCAAGTAAATATTCTATTCTCTCTCTACAAGTAAGTTTTTTGCTATCATGCTGTTTTTTTATTTTATCTTCTCCACCAAGCTTTAGTATTCTTTCTCTCTTTTGCTTGAGCTCTCTGAGCTTGTTTGTCATTAAAAATCCTCCTCAAAGGTGATTTATCATGTAGTATTAATATCTGGTATTAATATATTATGCTAATTTCTATTTTATAACATCCAAATATTTTTAGCAAGAAAAAATTGAAAAAACAAAATGAGGGTGTGGACTTTGAAAAAGTACTATTTTATAAGTGGTCCACACCCTGTTATTTTTTAATGCATAATTTATACTTTTTATTCAATCATTAATATCAGCTCTCTTACTATCTTTGCAGCAAGTAGTGCTGTTCTATCAGAAATATCATAATATGGAGCAACCTCTACTATGTCTGCTCCTATTATGTTAAGGTCTTTTAATTTAAGTAAAATCTCAAAAAAGTCTGAAGATAGAATTCCGCCTGGTTCTGGTGTTCCTGTACCAGGGGCAAAAGCCGGATCAAACACGTCTATATCTATCGAGAGATATACCTTCTTACCATTCAAATCTTTAATAACATTATTAATATCATTCCACTTGTTGATAAAATAAAGATTGCTATCTCTTCTTGCAAATTCAATCTCTTCTTTAGACCCCGACCTTATACCAAACTGGTATATATTCTTAAAACCTATTACCTCACCCACTCTTCTCATAACAGTTGCATGCGAAAACTTTTCGCCAAGATACTCCTCTCTCATATCAGCATGAGCATCAAAGTGAAGAACATAAAACTCTTTACCATTTGAATTTGCCGCCGCTTTTATGAGAGGAAAGCTGATCAGATGTTCACCGCCTAAGAAAATAGGAACTTTATTATCTTCAAACAGCTTACAAGCAAATTGGTATATTGTCTCAATACTTTTTTCGATATTTCCAAAAGGAAGCTCTAAATCTCCCATATCACAAAAGGTCTTATCATACAGGCTTTTGTCTTGATAGATAGAATACTCTTCCAGCTCTATTGACACTTCTCTTATTTTTGCAGGAGCAAAACGCGAGCCAGGTTTAAAGCTTACTGTGAAATCCATAGGAATTCCTGCTAAAACTATGAGACTATCTTCGTACTTCTCTGAAGCACATAGGAAAAAGGGTTTGTAGAGATTAAAACTCATTCATTTTAACCCCTTTTTTACTTTATAATTTCT from Caldicellulosiruptor kronotskyensis 2002 encodes the following:
- a CDS encoding lysophospholipid acyltransferase family protein, producing MKYNFFLNLIRKVAFIILKCIFFIRVEGKENIPEGPFIICANHRSYLDPVLIILIFDRRVYFMAKSELFKIWWLAPIIKAFGAFPVKRGKSDIGAIKKAIEVIRSGNILGIFPEGKRNRTKEIILKGEKGVATVIKATGAKVLPVGISGKIVPFCRVRVRIGKPMEFRNSTMDNQEIVDKIMNEIKELILK
- a CDS encoding YpmA family protein → MENEKLELISSMEFEENVPIYKIIDFLNKSLKDKNIIVGLSRNHNKIVISIYQT
- the ispH gene encoding 4-hydroxy-3-methylbut-2-enyl diphosphate reductase encodes the protein MIIKVAQSAGFCFGVQRAVEGVLAWAKANKGKSIKVYGMLIHNSYVIDKLKDLGVKVVEDIEQIGKEDIIFIRSHGVSMEEYAEIEKRAEKVYDFTCPYVKKIHEIVKEHSENGYDIIVVGDMSHPEVKGIVGHVGNNRKCFVVDGIEKVKEAINQIEGKAAVVCQTTFDGKKWSEIREFLESHTNYKVFDTICKATINRQKEAQELAKHVDIMLVVGDKKSSNTNKLYQLLKEIKPTFFIEKVEDLDSIKLDSYIKSIGVTAGASTSPEQIEEVVKHLEEKFNEMNLKDFERLIDRSFLTVQRGEVVKGRIIKVEEDYLLVDIGYKAEGIIYKDEVIKNGNVNLKDLFKIGEVIEAVVIKESDEEGNVVLSKYRADVLHGFEELLSKYENKETVRVVVKSIKEKSIVCDFRGTNVYVPISQWGEDVQISDIGKIFEIEITDVSKEKKIAFGSRKSLLKQREEERFIKQINSLDFSREYEGTVVEIREKGIVVNFEKLRGFVPVSEVGYLKKGAEFKKLFELGEKVKVKILDIDKNKKQIYLSIKKTQDDEWIKKIKNLYLGMLVDCEVTKVLPFGLVVWITEHDVDGFVHISNIPLGYNQRPHNLYKVGDSLRAKVIEIDEEKRRIALSLKDLHEEENIDTEHNEDFVITLADFVKNIKLEQ
- a CDS encoding acetyl-CoA carboxylase biotin carboxyl carrier protein subunit — its product is MRKFKVKINSQEFVVEVEEIGVENATTVVSRPKIGHFEPKQEKHEDKTKQSPVLSSDKNSVVAQLPGTIVRLLKSEGDVVDANEPVLILEAMKMENEITAPVKGKIKRIHVKEGQKVAKGDLLFEIE
- the aroH gene encoding chorismate mutase; protein product: MVFAIRGATTVENDCKEEIVKCTQELLNEIILRNNLKKEEIVFILFTMTKDLKSAFPAYAARLMGFVDIPLICAQELDIEGALSRCIRLLMLVQRDNSFTPKHVYLKEATKLREDLTCEKGEDL
- a CDS encoding HutP family protein; this encodes MVEKKEFGSKDVSRAAILMALSQNRQEEKKIQEDFSKIGIRCAAVDFGGEFITSVMKIVERAVVAAKREGVINEVHQEEGAVAGATREAISQIMQKAIGLNVGGKIGIARFEEHVAVAIFFGIGLLHLNEVAIGLGHRVI
- a CDS encoding histidine phosphatase family protein, with protein sequence MKRIYLVRHGETDWNKLNLVQGSIDTELNSTGIEQAKKIAERLKNKKIDIIFSSTLKRAYTTASYIKSYHPQTLFETSEKLNEINFGEWEGLSFDELEKKYSQTYLMWKDNPDKAIFPGEGNLDVVMKRVKSFYDDVLQRDYRNIVVVTHGGIVKLSIIHLLNLPLDFYKKCWIGNASLSIVDIKGERTMLSLLNDMSHLTSEHVRPII
- a CDS encoding MurR/RpiR family transcriptional regulator codes for the protein MTYDLEARIIELMPEFSKGQKKIAQFILEHGEKAAYMTALALGNSVGVSESTVVRFAERLGFEGYPEFQRALQELMKSKLTSVQRVELSASRINEKEVLKSVLLSDMDKIKQTLEQIDENVFNHVVDEIVNAKKIYIIGIRSSAALADFLGFYLNMILDNVKVITTSGISDIFEQVFRITSDDLIIGISFPRYSKRTLKVLQYAKKQGAKIVSLTDSKISPLCKYSDYVLICRSDMVSFADSLVAPLSVINALIVATGLRKKEEVAKTLEKLEEIWDEFQVYEKENR
- a CDS encoding PRC-barrel domain-containing protein — encoded protein: MKNKPVLNLDNKITGKVEDMLLRDDKVIGFKVRVKNSFKIPSCAYVPTEDIESINNQLMIVRSIHTSIDSFPFLRAQEIFLKEVIDENGFLIGIVIDIIFNAENFKIVEYQVSESIWSYIKNKKIILSPEEIILRENKILS
- a CDS encoding AI-2E family transporter: MHIIKLVKRYFTDILFIALIAIVIYFFANMKAFWPILIPFLIALFLSYLLKPCVDFLETKIRSRDISILISFAIIFGITIMVFVYFIPLFVSETKQLIQNIPDYIILIQKWFFEIDSKLLNKLNIDIKEILNANSINIEGISKQTLSIFLNIVKSISSNILYYLLIPIISFYILRDWKRLVMWIKWLLPEKYRKEGLYIFVDINRVLHQYIRGQLLDAFIVGLLSFVGFSLLSVRYAALLGVITGIGNLIPYFGPIFSSIPAVIIALSDSYIKAILVVIFLVLLQQVDSFIISPRVIGSKVGLHPLTIIIVIILANKIFGFVAMFFAIPIAAVIKIIFINIMKRIKSEKIE
- a CDS encoding oxaloacetate decarboxylase subunit alpha, translated to MGVKITETILRDAHQSLIATRMTTEQMLEIAPVLDQVGYYSVECWGGATFDACLRFFNEDPWERLKRLRTAFKKTKLQMLLRGQNLVGYRHYSDDVVEEFVKKAIYYGIDIIRIFDALNDIRNIEMALKITKKEKGHAQVAISYTVSPYHTIENYVNLAKQIEELGADSICIKDMAGLLSPFDAYKLVKALKEQVKLPIHLHTHYTTGFGSMTYLKAVEAGVDGIDTALSPLALGTSQPPTETIVYALENTEYAPKLDLEKINEASEYFKVLREEYIRKGLLDPKVLSVDINALHYQIPGGMLSNLISQLKEQGQEDKLDEVLKEVPEVRKDFGYPPLVTPTSQIVGTQAVLNVIAGERYKLVTKETKAYFKGEYGKPPAPVNEEVKRKILKDEKEITCRPADLISPELENAKEKIKEYIENDTDVVTYCLFPQLAENFFKLRFAKKYKVDADLVQGNKVYPV
- the cmk gene encoding (d)CMP kinase; this translates as MKKINIAIDGPAGAGKSTISKLLASQLGYIHIDTGAMYRAVGLKVLKNNISPHDRKKIVEILNSTDIQIKLVDGRQLVFLDGEDVTEKIRQPEVSMYASDVSKIREVRERLVKMQQELARQKGVIMDGRDIGTHVLPNAELKIFLTATAEERAKRRFLELKQKGYDVDYYQLLDEIKKRDQNDMTREFAPLRVAEDAIVIDSTSLSIEEVLQKVLELFYKVVKNEV